The genomic DNA TGGCAACCGATGCCTCGAATGAAGGGCTAGGTGCAGTATTGATGCATGACGAGTCCTACCCGATAGCATACGCATCTAGACGCGTAAATGACGCAGAAAGGAATTATGCTGCAATTGAGAAAGAAATGAGTGCGATTCTATTTGCATGCCGTAAATTTCATGACTATATATTTGGACAGAAGGTGACGATATTCACCGATCACAAACCATTGATAGGGATTTTCAGCAAACCATTGCATAAACTTAGTCCCAGACTACAGCGAATGAGGCTCCATCTCATGTCATATGACATAGATTTGCGATGGAAGCCAGGCAAAGAAATGTTTGTGCCCGACGCACTAAGCAGACTGCTGCCGGTAAGCAACTCAGATTTCAAATCTGAACAGACCCATGACATCGCAATAGAGACAGTCGATTGCATAATGCAAATGTCAGCCCCTAGACTTGAACAATTCAAAGTGCAGACGAAACGTGACCCTATTCTACAAAAGATAAGCACGTTCATACGCAATGGATGGCCAGAAAGTAAGCGCGATATTCCGAACAATATCCGTCCATACTACTCATTCCGTGATGAGTTGACAGAAATTGATGGCCTTATCATGAAAGGTAACAGACTTGTAGTACCATCTTGTCTACAAAAGGATATGTTAGATGTCCTGCATCAGTCGCACTTAGGAATAGTAAAGATTAAAGCAAGAGCGCGGCAAGTCCTATTTTGGCCTGGGATGAGCGCACAAATTGAAGACAAGGTAGCAAGATGCATTACATGTCAAACTACACGAAAAGCCCAACAGTCTGAACCGCTAATACCGCACCCAATGCCTAACCGACCTTGGTCTAAACTTGGGATGGATATATTTCATTTGGATGGAGTCAATTATCTTCTTGTAGTAGATTACTATTCAAAATATCCCGAAATACAAATGCTCACAGAAATGACGTCTCACAAAGTTATTTCTTCTCTGAATGAAATCTTCTCAAGAAACGGTATACCAGATACCGTCATATCAGACAATGCCCGTCAATTTGTTTGTTCTGAATTTAGGGAGTTCACAAAAAAGTGGGAGATAAAGCACATAACATCCAGTCCCACATACCCACAAAGTAACGGTCAAGCTGAAAGGTGCGTTCAGACAATCAAGATGCTCATGAAACGAGCTAAGATGAGTGGGAATGACCCCATGTATGCATTGCTAGAATATAGGAACACACCCATGGATGGTTTAAGAGGATTTGCACCATCTCAAATCCTGAATGGTAGATTATTGAGAAGTTGCATTCCAGTACAGTCATCCCTTCTCTGCCCTCAGGCTATACCCCCGTTGCAAACTGAGCtaaaagaaagacaaagaaagCACATGGCAAACTTCAATTCAAGAGCCAGACCCAGTTCCCTTTCCCCATTGCGAACCAATCAAAAGGTTATATTTCGTGCAAAGCCAGGCACGTGGCAATCTGGTTACATAACCAGCACAGCGCAGACCCCAAGAAGCTACAATGTAAAGACAGAACAAAGAGAGTATAGAAGAAATAGAAAACATATTCGACCAATGCCCCCTTCCCCTTCCACATCCAGCGCCCAAAGCTGCAGCGCGCCTTTGTCACGTCAACAACGCGATCAACAAAATGATCAACGATCACAGAGACATGAAACAATCACACTCTCAAAGCCCACAACCACTCGAAGTGGAAGGGTATCCAAACCACCTGAGCGTCTGCAATTGTAATACCCATATTATTGTTAATTTCATATGTTTCTATTTACTTTACTTTGCTCTCACTCACTATCAAATATTAATTCTGATCAATTTCTGCATGAACATTGACGTCTCATTTGTGTAATGAATACTTCGTTAATAATGATTGATAACTGttgaataattatattaattgtAACAAATAACCAGTTAGTATT from Lytechinus variegatus isolate NC3 chromosome 8, Lvar_3.0, whole genome shotgun sequence includes the following:
- the LOC121419564 gene encoding uncharacterized protein K02A2.6-like produces the protein MNLIKRIGDEVDENVDDVTKKASEGASKANNGAPNRARERNNDPTEAHADLFTGLGRLRNHEYSIAISQDVEPVKCPPRTIPHKIRDKVKEELARMEELGVIERVDKPTEWVNQMTVVHKPDGRVRICLDPRGLNTAIRREHFPMPTFEQVAARMAGAQVFSKFDATSGYWQLPLTEKSSYYTTFNSPFGRYRYKVMPFGISSASEIWQRAMTDEFGQLKGVEIVADDILVWGKDEKEHDARLEALLEKVKASGLKLNKAKSVIRKDRIEYVGHVISKDGVKPSDDRIKSILDLPYPTNKKEVETLLGMMTYLGKFIPNLSEITAPLRQLTQKNIAWHWEPEHADAVDALKKKITSAPTLKLYDAQKPVSMATDASNEGLGAVLMHDESYPIAYASRRVNDAERNYAAIEKEMSAILFACRKFHDYIFGQKVTIFTDHKPLIGIFSKPLHKLSPRLQRMRLHLMSYDIDLRWKPGKEMFVPDALSRLLPVSNSDFKSEQTHDIAIETVDCIMQMSAPRLEQFKVQTKRDPILQKISTFIRNGWPESKRDIPNNIRPYYSFRDELTEIDGLIMKGNRLVVPSCLQKDMLDVLHQSHLGIVKIKARARQVLFWPGMSAQIEDKVARCITCQTTRKAQQSEPLIPHPMPNRPWSKLGMDIFHLDGVNYLLVVDYYSKYPEIQMLTEMTSHKVISSLNEIFSRNGIPDTVISDNARQFVCSEFREFTKKWEIKHITSSPTYPQSNGQAERCVQTIKMLMKRAKMSGNDPMYALLEYRNTPMDGLRGFAPSQILNGRLLRSCIPVQSSLLCPQAIPPLQTELKERQRKHMANFNSRARPSSLSPLRTNQKVIFRAKPGTWQSGYITSTAQTPRSYNVKTEQREYRRNRKHIRPMPPSPSTSSAQSCSAPLSRQQRDQQNDQRSQRHETITLSKPTTTRSGRVSKPPERLQL